AAGCGGTTGTCCCAGGCGTGGGCGCGGTGATACTCGGGCGAGAAGCGATCCTGCGGCCGCGGCGGCTCTTCGGGCAGTTCGAGCGAACGGTCGGCCGCCAGCAGCACAATGTTGCCCAGTTGATTCGGCGGCTCGGCGATCGGGAGGACCAGGACATTGGCAAACTGCCGGCGGGCGGTCGCGGCGATGGTGGTCACAATTGTGTCATGCCAGCCGATCGACTGCAGGTTCACCGCCAACACCCCCTCGGGCGAGAGGCACTCGCGCGCCCGGGCAAACGATTCGGACGTGATCAGGTGGAATGGGATCGATCCGCTGCCGAACGCGTCCAGGATGATGATGTCGTAGGCCTCTCCCCCGCGCCGCAGGTACTGGCGGCCGTCTTCGTGGAAGACGCGCGCCTCATCATCGCGCAGCGCGAAGTAGCGCCGGGCGAGTCGAGTCACCGCCGGATCGATTTCGACCACATCAACGGTCCAGCCGTTGCGGGCGTAGTTCTTGGCCACCGATCCCCCGCCCAACCCCACTAAGAGCATGCG
This bacterium DNA region includes the following protein-coding sequences:
- a CDS encoding fused MFS/spermidine synthase, giving the protein AETADPDAGLLAIEQSAYGELRVLQDGPERFLLIDGGAHTGVDTTLWESLFEYVNVMDIPRGYFDRPKRMLLVGLGGGSVAKNYARNGWTVDVVEIDPAVTRLARRYFALRDDEARVFHEDGRQYLRRGGEAYDIIILDAFGSGSIPFHLITSESFARARECLSPEGVLAVNLQSIGWHDTIVTTIAATARRQFANVLVLPIAEPPNQLGNIVLLAADRSLELPEEPPRPQDRFSPEYHRAHAWDNRFVPRTEGVPVITDDRNPIDLWTERVNLRSRQELHDYFRARGATW